The following are encoded together in the Hoplias malabaricus isolate fHopMal1 chromosome 3, fHopMal1.hap1, whole genome shotgun sequence genome:
- the reep3b gene encoding receptor expression-enhancing protein 3 — protein MVSWIISRSVVLVFGTLYPAYYSYKAVKTKNVKEYVRWMMYWIVFALYTVIETITDLTIAWFPLYYEIKIAFVIWLLSPYTRGASLIYRKVLHPLLTSREREIDDYIVQAKERSYETMLNFGRQGLSIAATAAVTAAVKGQGAITEKLRSFSMADLTQIPQDDAGGQLYPVRKGGGFTQADGANYYQYEQEERTDEEGEAVFSEDEAVSQRGVRRSQSVKVSRSKLRKDARYGSLKIKGRRKPASNAMAYTSTEN, from the exons ATGGTGTCTTGGATAATTTCGAGGAGCGTAGT GCTGGTCTTTGGAACGCTCTACCCAGCGTACTACTCTTACAAAGCAGTGAAAACCAAAAATGTCAAAGAATAT GTCCGCTGGATGATGTACTGGATCGTGTTTGCACTCTACACAGTCATCGAGACCATCACAGACCTCACTATAGCCTG GTTTCCCCTCTATTATGAAATAAAGATCGCCTTTGTGATCTGGCTCCTTTCACCATACACTAGAGGAGCCAGCCTTATCTACAGAAAGGTCCTACATCCTCTTCTGACTTCAAGAGAAAGG GAAATTGATGACTACATTGTTCAAGCTAAAGAGCGCAGCTACGAGACCATGCTGAACTTTGGCAGGCAGGGCCTAAGTATAGCAGCTACTGCAGCTGTCACTGCAGCTGTCAAG GGCCAGGGTGCCATCACAGAGAAACTGAGgagcttcagcatggctgaccTGACCCAGATCCCGCAGGATGATGCTGGTGGCCAGCTGTACCCGGTCAGGAAAGGTGGAGGCTTCACCCAGGCTGATGGAGCCA atTATTACCAGTATGAGCAAGAGGAGCGGACGGATGAAGAGGGTGAAGCTGTATTCTCTGAAGACGAAGCTGTGTCACAGCGCGGCGTCAGACGATCTCAGAGTGTCAAAGTCTCACGCTCCAAACTACGCAAAGAT GCCCGTTACGGATCTCTGAAGATCAAAGGGAGGCGGAAGCCAGCATCGAACGCCATGGCATATACCAGCACTGAGAACTGA